From the genome of Schaalia dentiphila ATCC 17982, one region includes:
- a CDS encoding chloride channel protein — MRVGHAVAAHRSLLGVAAALVGAVVGAAAVVFNLAIRAWTWVSTGFDEYTTHVGQPHGVWGWTPWLFLLLSPAIAGLLYGPLIQRFAPSAKGHGIPEVMLAVRRKGGRIPGRVAIVKILASALTIGSGGSAGREGPIVQVGASLGSTIASWLRMPVSRVVLLASCGSAAGIAATFHAPLAGAVFALEVILVEFTAETFGFVVLSAVTSSVVARILQGDEMVIRVADNLTFASMSDIWWVAFLGLVAGLCGLGFSKLLYASEDAIDWLWARTHLPEWARPGVLGLALGAALVAFPYMYGSGYPLEEDAIAGSYSIAFLLALMLGRAVFTSFTIGMGGSGGVFAPTLFIGAMAGAAFGDVISPLSDSPVGVFAVVGMGAAFAGAARAPMTAVLIIVEMTGQFSLILPMMLAVVIAMGASRFLTRATIYTEKLRRRGDVLDDPVEGTLLGTRAASEWMTEAPEKLPCEASAASAIAALRRTKETVLPVMNDDRRFIGLVSSLRLAELTQEDGSLDAPLSDLPLIDEAVAASAPPSEVLGALRRTGLQSLPVVDADRRVVGWVSERDLVDRMYRDQRRAIEARTQTSWGSRMQERRRSR, encoded by the coding sequence TTGCGCGTCGGCCATGCGGTCGCCGCGCATCGTTCCCTGCTCGGCGTGGCCGCCGCACTCGTTGGCGCAGTCGTCGGCGCGGCAGCCGTCGTCTTTAACCTCGCGATTCGCGCGTGGACGTGGGTGTCCACCGGCTTCGACGAATACACGACCCACGTCGGCCAGCCGCACGGCGTCTGGGGCTGGACGCCGTGGCTCTTCCTACTTCTCTCCCCCGCCATCGCCGGCCTGCTGTACGGGCCGCTCATCCAGCGTTTCGCGCCCTCGGCAAAGGGACACGGGATCCCCGAGGTGATGCTCGCGGTGCGCCGTAAGGGTGGGCGCATCCCTGGGCGCGTCGCCATCGTCAAGATCCTGGCCTCGGCCCTGACCATCGGCTCGGGCGGGTCCGCGGGACGCGAAGGCCCAATCGTGCAGGTGGGCGCGTCGCTGGGATCCACCATCGCTTCGTGGCTGCGTATGCCCGTCTCCCGCGTGGTCCTGTTGGCCTCGTGCGGGTCGGCGGCCGGCATTGCGGCCACGTTCCACGCGCCACTCGCGGGCGCGGTGTTCGCCCTCGAGGTGATCCTCGTCGAGTTCACGGCCGAGACCTTCGGCTTCGTCGTGCTGTCAGCCGTCACATCCTCGGTGGTCGCGCGCATCCTGCAGGGCGACGAGATGGTCATTCGTGTCGCCGACAACCTGACCTTCGCGTCGATGTCGGACATCTGGTGGGTGGCGTTCCTCGGCCTCGTCGCGGGGCTGTGCGGCCTCGGCTTCTCCAAGCTCCTGTACGCCTCAGAGGACGCGATCGACTGGCTGTGGGCTCGCACGCACCTGCCCGAGTGGGCGCGTCCGGGCGTGCTCGGCCTCGCCCTCGGCGCAGCTCTCGTTGCTTTCCCGTACATGTACGGTTCGGGTTATCCGCTCGAGGAGGACGCGATCGCGGGGAGTTACTCGATCGCGTTCCTGCTGGCCCTCATGCTGGGCCGCGCTGTGTTCACGTCGTTCACCATTGGTATGGGCGGTTCGGGCGGTGTCTTCGCGCCCACGCTGTTCATCGGCGCAATGGCCGGCGCCGCCTTCGGAGACGTCATTTCGCCTCTGTCGGATTCTCCCGTCGGTGTGTTTGCCGTGGTGGGCATGGGAGCCGCCTTCGCGGGTGCCGCGCGTGCCCCGATGACGGCGGTCCTCATCATCGTGGAGATGACCGGCCAGTTCTCGCTGATCCTGCCGATGATGCTCGCGGTTGTGATCGCGATGGGTGCCTCGCGGTTCCTGACGCGCGCGACAATCTACACGGAGAAGCTGCGCCGCCGCGGCGACGTCCTCGACGACCCGGTCGAGGGCACGCTGCTCGGCACGCGCGCGGCCTCCGAGTGGATGACGGAAGCTCCCGAGAAACTCCCGTGCGAGGCGAGCGCCGCGTCAGCGATTGCCGCCCTGCGCCGCACGAAGGAGACGGTACTGCCCGTCATGAACGACGACCGACGTTTCATCGGACTCGTGTCGTCGCTGCGCCTGGCCGAGCTCACGCAGGAGGACGGATCGCTCGACGCGCCCCTGTCGGATTTGCCTCTCATTGACGAGGCCGTGGCCGCCTCCGCTCCCCCGTCCGAGGTTCTCGGGGCGCTGCGGCGCACGGGCCTGCAGTCTTTGCCGGTCGTGGATGCGGATCGCCGAGTCGTCGGATGGGTGTCCGAGCGCGACCTGGTGGATCGCATGTACCGCGACCAGCGCCGCGCGATCGAGGCCCGCACGCAGACGTCGTGGGGCTCGCGCATGCAGGAGCGCAGAAGAAGCCGCTAG
- a CDS encoding class I SAM-dependent RNA methyltransferase produces MSPRPSRRRPSPRRRTAAVQPREGIGEILQLTVGEPAHGGACVARDESGRVVFVRHAAPGEIVRARVTAVQKKLAWADAIEVVEASADRVESVWPQAGPGGVGGGELAHLTPAAQRDWKSRVIAGQLRRVGGEPLSDAVEALGGVHVAPAPGDEDANDPLTGRRSRIDVVIDADGRAGMHEFRGRRVIALEDMPLAVPAIRELGLFDEDTPWRRLWKPGDRVRAVAPSGGDPVVLIGEDTYATDGLRIDADVLRWNVPVGSGVESYYVRPSGFWQTHVRGAEVLANAVLAAAFGAGEAGAGRAVMELYSGAGLFSVPLARAVGESGRVVTLEGDEGAVRDAGENLAAFDWVDAFAGNVDREGVVDLSGQLSAVPDVVVADPPRAGAGAEVCEAIAATGAPRVVLVSCDPAAGARDLRTLTEAGYQLESLQAWDLFPHTHHVEMVSVLSR; encoded by the coding sequence ATGAGCCCCCGCCCGTCCCGCCGTCGTCCCTCTCCGCGCCGTCGCACCGCAGCCGTGCAGCCCCGCGAGGGGATCGGCGAGATCCTCCAGTTGACCGTCGGCGAGCCCGCACACGGAGGCGCGTGCGTCGCACGCGACGAGAGCGGGCGTGTTGTCTTCGTACGCCACGCGGCACCTGGTGAGATTGTCCGCGCGCGGGTGACCGCCGTCCAGAAGAAGCTCGCGTGGGCGGATGCCATCGAGGTCGTCGAGGCCTCGGCCGACCGCGTTGAGTCCGTCTGGCCCCAGGCCGGTCCGGGAGGCGTCGGCGGCGGGGAGCTCGCGCACTTGACGCCCGCCGCACAGCGCGACTGGAAATCCCGCGTGATTGCCGGGCAGCTGCGCCGCGTGGGCGGAGAACCCCTGTCCGATGCCGTGGAAGCCCTCGGTGGAGTGCATGTCGCTCCCGCGCCGGGCGATGAGGATGCGAACGATCCGCTGACCGGTCGCCGCTCTCGCATTGACGTCGTTATCGACGCGGATGGGCGCGCCGGCATGCACGAGTTCCGCGGCCGCCGCGTCATCGCGCTCGAGGACATGCCGCTGGCTGTGCCCGCGATCCGCGAGCTCGGACTTTTCGATGAGGACACGCCGTGGCGTCGCCTGTGGAAGCCGGGTGACCGCGTGCGCGCGGTGGCCCCCTCCGGCGGCGATCCCGTCGTCCTGATCGGCGAGGACACGTACGCCACCGACGGCCTGCGCATCGACGCCGACGTGTTGCGCTGGAACGTGCCCGTCGGCTCCGGCGTCGAGTCGTACTACGTGCGGCCCTCCGGTTTCTGGCAGACGCACGTGCGCGGCGCCGAGGTGCTCGCGAACGCCGTGCTGGCTGCTGCTTTCGGCGCAGGCGAGGCCGGGGCTGGTCGCGCGGTCATGGAGCTGTACTCGGGTGCTGGCCTGTTCTCCGTGCCGCTCGCGCGCGCCGTCGGCGAGTCGGGGCGCGTCGTGACGCTCGAGGGTGACGAGGGCGCCGTGCGTGACGCCGGCGAGAACCTCGCGGCCTTCGACTGGGTGGACGCGTTCGCCGGAAACGTGGATCGCGAGGGTGTTGTCGACCTGTCTGGCCAGCTGAGTGCCGTGCCGGACGTCGTTGTGGCGGATCCGCCGCGCGCCGGTGCGGGTGCCGAGGTGTGCGAGGCGATCGCCGCCACGGGTGCCCCTCGCGTCGTCCTGGTGTCCTGCGACCCGGCGGCGGGCGCACGCGACCTGCGCACCCTCACCGAGGCCGGATACCAGCTCGAATCGCTGCAGGCGTGGGACCTCTTCCCGCACACCCACCACGTGGAGATGGTCTCTGTCCTGAGCCGCTAG
- a CDS encoding APC family permease, which translates to MNLLAYAKRVLIGRPMRSDAMGHQLLPKRIALPIFASDALSSVAYAPDEVLLTLALAGSMAALQSVWVGVAVAIVLAVVVASYRQTVHAYPSGGGDYEVVTTNLGRSWGLVVASALLVDYILTVAVSISSGANYITTAVPALLGYEVPIAVALVVILATLNLRGTREAGGAFAVPTYLYMGAIGLMVVVGFAKMATGHLGESPTAAYDLVAAPGHADGLAGLAGAFLLMRAFSSGCAALTGVEAISNGVPMFRRPKSRNAATTLAMLGLIAASMMISILVLARATGVKIVDDAATQLTYQGVPVPENTPIEPAISQIASAVFGQGSILFILITVVTGFILVLAGNTAFNGFPTLASVLSRDSFLPHQMVRRGDRLSYSNGIVVLTVAAIALIVGFEAQTTRLIQLYVVGVFISFTLSQLGMIKHWNRQLRSRQSGQERMAVLRSRAVNIVGFMMTGLVLIIVLATKFTHGAWITLLMIAIVFGIQISIHHHYETVRSQLRVDDWNARRALPTRVRALVLVSSLSRPAMRAIAAARASSPTSIELVSVVEDDEEENKILRQWKASGVPVPLTLLSAPYRDIASVILQYVRGRRRAMPTEMLVVYMPQFLVTHWWENIVHNQSALRLRAALLGVPGVVITVVPWQLGEDDVVEGRQRVNDPFSRVAAPASGDSKSRTEQPGTTRSESPTEENA; encoded by the coding sequence ATGAACTTGTTGGCCTACGCAAAGCGCGTGCTCATCGGGCGCCCGATGCGATCGGACGCGATGGGCCACCAGCTTCTCCCCAAACGAATCGCCCTGCCGATCTTCGCGTCGGACGCTCTGTCGTCCGTCGCCTACGCGCCGGACGAAGTCCTCCTCACCCTTGCGCTCGCCGGTTCGATGGCCGCGCTTCAGTCCGTGTGGGTGGGTGTCGCCGTCGCGATCGTGCTCGCGGTCGTGGTCGCGTCGTACCGTCAGACGGTGCACGCCTACCCATCGGGCGGCGGCGATTACGAGGTCGTTACCACGAACCTGGGCCGTTCCTGGGGCCTGGTCGTGGCCTCGGCGCTGCTGGTCGACTACATCCTGACGGTAGCCGTCTCGATTTCGTCGGGAGCCAACTACATCACGACGGCCGTCCCGGCCCTCCTCGGCTATGAGGTGCCGATCGCCGTTGCGCTTGTCGTCATTCTGGCGACCCTGAACCTGCGCGGCACCCGTGAGGCCGGCGGAGCGTTCGCCGTGCCCACGTATCTGTACATGGGGGCCATCGGCCTCATGGTCGTCGTCGGATTCGCGAAGATGGCCACAGGACACCTCGGTGAGTCGCCCACCGCCGCCTACGACCTCGTCGCCGCTCCCGGCCACGCCGACGGCCTTGCCGGACTCGCTGGTGCCTTCCTGCTCATGCGCGCGTTCTCCTCGGGCTGTGCTGCACTCACCGGCGTCGAGGCCATCTCCAACGGCGTGCCCATGTTCCGCCGCCCCAAGTCCCGCAATGCGGCGACCACGCTGGCGATGCTCGGTCTGATTGCCGCCTCGATGATGATCTCGATCCTCGTGCTGGCGCGTGCGACCGGCGTGAAGATCGTCGACGACGCCGCGACCCAGCTGACCTACCAGGGCGTGCCCGTCCCGGAGAACACGCCCATCGAACCGGCGATCTCGCAGATCGCCTCCGCAGTGTTCGGTCAGGGATCGATTCTCTTCATCCTCATCACCGTCGTCACAGGCTTCATCCTGGTGCTCGCTGGAAACACGGCGTTCAACGGCTTCCCGACGCTGGCATCCGTCCTGTCGCGCGATTCCTTCCTGCCCCACCAGATGGTGCGCCGCGGCGACCGCCTGTCGTACTCGAACGGTATCGTCGTCCTGACCGTCGCCGCGATCGCGCTGATCGTCGGCTTTGAGGCACAGACGACGCGCCTCATCCAGCTCTACGTCGTCGGAGTCTTCATCTCCTTCACACTCTCGCAGCTGGGCATGATCAAGCACTGGAACCGGCAGCTGCGCTCGCGCCAGTCCGGCCAGGAGCGCATGGCGGTCCTGCGCTCGCGCGCCGTCAACATCGTCGGCTTCATGATGACCGGCCTCGTGCTCATCATCGTCCTGGCCACGAAGTTCACGCACGGCGCGTGGATCACCCTGCTCATGATCGCGATCGTGTTTGGCATCCAGATCTCGATCCATCACCACTACGAGACGGTCCGCTCGCAGCTGCGCGTGGACGACTGGAATGCGCGCCGCGCCCTGCCGACCCGCGTGCGTGCCCTCGTCCTCGTGTCCTCCCTGTCGCGCCCCGCCATGCGAGCGATCGCGGCGGCTCGTGCGTCCTCGCCGACGTCGATCGAGCTCGTCTCCGTCGTCGAGGATGACGAGGAAGAGAACAAGATCCTGCGCCAGTGGAAGGCCTCCGGCGTTCCCGTGCCGCTGACGCTCCTATCCGCGCCCTACCGAGACATCGCCTCGGTGATCCTGCAGTATGTGCGCGGGCGCCGTCGCGCGATGCCCACCGAAATGCTTGTGGTCTACATGCCGCAGTTCCTTGTCACCCACTGGTGGGAGAACATCGTGCACAACCAGTCGGCCCTGCGCCTACGAGCCGCGCTCCTCGGTGTTCCCGGCGTGGTGATTACCGTCGTCCCGTGGCAGCTCGGCGAGGATGACGTCGTGGAAGGCCGTCAGCGCGTCAATGACCCGTTCTCGCGGGTCGCAGCGCCGGCCTCCGGTGACTCGAAGTCCCGTACCGAGCAGCCCGGCACCACTCGCAGCGAAAGCCCCACCGAGGAGAACGCATGA
- a CDS encoding potassium channel family protein: MGCGRVGARLASTLDAAGHSVAVIDQDSKAFSRLSPDFSGRRVTGVGMDRDCLRQANIKDAYAFAAVSSGDNSNIIAARVAREVFHVEHVVARIYDPTRAYLYERLGIPTVASVQRTTESVMRRLLPPDASLIWSHPTGAVSLVNATPSPSWYGLSFQVVEDLTGCRIVFTSRLGSIRTASPDLVVQEHDQLYFAINGTETAQLRDQLANPPKTEV; this comes from the coding sequence ATGGGTTGCGGGCGCGTCGGCGCTCGCCTGGCATCGACGTTGGACGCCGCGGGTCATTCCGTGGCGGTTATTGACCAGGATTCCAAGGCTTTCTCTCGCCTCTCCCCGGACTTTTCCGGTCGTCGCGTGACGGGCGTGGGCATGGACCGCGACTGCCTGCGTCAAGCGAACATTAAGGACGCGTACGCGTTTGCGGCCGTCTCATCAGGTGATAACTCGAACATTATCGCCGCGCGCGTCGCACGTGAGGTCTTCCACGTCGAGCACGTGGTCGCACGCATCTACGACCCCACGCGCGCCTATCTGTACGAACGCCTCGGGATTCCGACGGTCGCCTCGGTGCAGCGCACCACCGAGTCGGTGATGCGCCGCCTGCTCCCTCCGGACGCGTCGCTCATCTGGTCCCACCCGACCGGCGCGGTCAGCCTCGTCAATGCGACGCCCTCCCCCAGCTGGTACGGCCTGAGCTTCCAAGTTGTCGAGGACCTCACAGGCTGCCGCATCGTCTTCACGTCACGCTTGGGATCCATCCGCACCGCATCGCCGGATCTGGTGGTCCAGGAGCACGATCAGCTGTATTTCGCGATCAACGGGACCGAGACCGCGCAGCTGCGCGACCAGTTGGCTAACCCGCCCAAGACGGAGGTGTGA
- a CDS encoding potassium channel family protein, producing the protein MKIVIAGAGSVGRSVALELLAHGHDITLIDNMPEKLRISSVADADWVLADACSPDALHDAGVAEADVMVAATGDDKANLVISLLAKTEFAVPRVVTRLNNPKNEWLFDQAWGVDVSVSTPRIMTSLVEEAVSVGVPVRLFSFNTAAVSMHALILPEDSPVVGKRVHSLQLPARSVLAALLRDGRPITPSADDVFEASDELLLLVPDADTAELQDLRQLVASPVSEESEDEDTEE; encoded by the coding sequence ATGAAGATTGTGATTGCTGGAGCCGGATCGGTGGGTCGCAGCGTTGCCCTGGAGCTGCTCGCTCACGGTCACGACATCACCCTGATCGACAACATGCCCGAGAAGCTGCGCATCTCGTCCGTGGCAGACGCTGACTGGGTGCTCGCCGACGCGTGCTCGCCTGACGCGCTGCACGACGCGGGCGTGGCCGAGGCCGACGTCATGGTCGCCGCGACCGGCGACGACAAGGCGAACCTGGTCATCTCCCTGCTGGCAAAAACTGAGTTCGCGGTGCCCCGCGTGGTTACGCGCTTGAACAACCCGAAGAACGAGTGGCTGTTTGATCAGGCGTGGGGCGTGGATGTGTCCGTGTCGACGCCGCGCATCATGACGTCTCTCGTCGAAGAGGCGGTCTCGGTGGGCGTTCCGGTGCGTCTGTTTTCCTTCAACACGGCCGCTGTGTCGATGCACGCGCTCATCCTGCCGGAGGATTCCCCGGTTGTGGGCAAGCGCGTCCATTCCCTGCAGCTGCCGGCCCGTTCAGTCCTCGCTGCGCTTCTGCGCGACGGTCGTCCGATTACGCCGAGCGCCGACGACGTGTTCGAGGCCTCCGACGAGCTCCTGCTCCTCGTGCCCGATGCGGACACCGCTGAGTTGCAGGACCTGCGTCAGCTGGTCGCGTCCCCTGTCTCGGAGGAGTCCGAGGACGAGGACACCGAGGAGTAA
- a CDS encoding DUF3159 domain-containing protein has product MPTPRWMDQATSEEFSWSRALGGTRGVIEATAPGILFVIVFVATRDLLPTLIAALAVALIACVIRLVQHQGMGQALSGLFGVAIGVIFAAATGRGENYFAWGIATNVAMALAFALSVLCGRSLVAQFYGPLTGLVKGWQSDPDHASLRRSCNLLTWMWAGIFALRVAVQAPLWLTGQVAALGVAKLALGLPLFALGAWATWWKLKVYSSVSSSSDSSETGDATS; this is encoded by the coding sequence ATGCCGACTCCTCGCTGGATGGATCAGGCCACCTCTGAGGAATTCTCCTGGTCACGAGCCCTGGGCGGCACACGCGGCGTCATTGAAGCCACCGCGCCCGGAATCCTTTTCGTCATCGTTTTTGTGGCCACGCGCGACCTCCTGCCAACGCTTATTGCGGCCTTGGCCGTCGCGTTGATCGCCTGCGTGATCCGCCTCGTCCAACACCAGGGGATGGGGCAGGCGCTCTCCGGCCTCTTCGGAGTAGCCATTGGCGTCATCTTCGCGGCGGCGACCGGGCGTGGAGAAAACTATTTCGCCTGGGGCATTGCGACGAACGTGGCCATGGCGCTTGCTTTCGCTCTGTCCGTCCTGTGCGGGAGAAGCCTCGTCGCCCAGTTTTACGGTCCGCTGACCGGCCTGGTGAAGGGCTGGCAGTCCGACCCCGACCACGCGTCCCTGCGCCGCAGCTGCAACTTACTCACGTGGATGTGGGCGGGAATCTTTGCCCTGCGCGTCGCCGTGCAGGCACCCCTGTGGCTCACGGGCCAGGTTGCGGCTCTCGGCGTCGCCAAGTTGGCCCTCGGACTCCCGCTCTTCGCGTTGGGAGCCTGGGCCACCTGGTGGAAGCTGAAGGTTTACTCCTCGGTGTCCTCGTCCTCGGACTCCTCCGAGACAGGGGACGCGACCAGCTGA
- a CDS encoding OB-fold nucleic acid binding domain-containing protein — MASWFAKVGAALGLDKDARSLDAALDEDSARAARGITPIRDVADRSHVLVFGTLLGMTYPPEEGAQRVLVATLYDGTDTLELRWPGRSSIPGLSVGQRLEVEGTVGRVGERLVIINPLYRVIAGEG, encoded by the coding sequence ATGGCCTCGTGGTTCGCTAAGGTCGGTGCCGCGCTCGGACTCGACAAGGACGCGCGTTCCCTGGATGCCGCCCTTGACGAGGACTCGGCGCGCGCCGCCCGTGGTATCACGCCGATTCGAGACGTGGCCGACCGCTCTCACGTGCTCGTGTTTGGCACGCTGCTGGGCATGACCTACCCGCCCGAGGAGGGCGCCCAGCGCGTCCTCGTCGCGACCCTCTATGACGGCACCGACACGCTGGAGCTGCGCTGGCCCGGACGATCCTCCATCCCCGGACTGAGCGTCGGCCAGCGGCTCGAGGTCGAAGGCACCGTTGGACGCGTGGGTGAACGCCTCGTCATCATTAACCCGCTGTACCGAGTGATCGCGGGGGAGGGCTGA
- a CDS encoding DUF3710 domain-containing protein, whose amino-acid sequence MFGRKKKTVEEEIEEVEALPRLSDEDAAIWSEPGPRNYGEVDTSDGYVDMGSILFPAVQGMQLRTQVADDGTTVLQILVVLGSSGIQMSVAAAPRSGGVWEELREEIRKGFEDQGAKVADYPTRYGNELLVDMPMQMPDGRSATSRMRIIGREGDRWFARIDILGPAAANEEAGVEIEKVIDRIIVRRDEHPRTRLELLPVHLPAGAQEA is encoded by the coding sequence ATGTTCGGACGCAAGAAGAAGACTGTCGAAGAAGAGATCGAAGAGGTCGAGGCCCTGCCTCGCCTGAGCGACGAAGACGCTGCGATTTGGAGCGAGCCCGGCCCGCGTAACTACGGGGAGGTCGACACCAGCGACGGCTACGTCGACATGGGATCCATCCTGTTCCCCGCGGTTCAGGGCATGCAGCTGCGCACGCAGGTCGCTGATGACGGTACGACCGTCCTGCAGATCCTCGTCGTGCTCGGTAGCTCCGGCATCCAGATGAGCGTTGCCGCCGCGCCCCGTTCCGGTGGCGTATGGGAGGAGCTGCGCGAAGAAATCCGCAAGGGCTTCGAAGACCAGGGCGCCAAGGTCGCCGACTACCCGACGCGTTACGGCAACGAGCTCCTCGTCGACATGCCGATGCAGATGCCTGACGGACGCTCCGCGACCTCGCGCATGCGCATCATCGGCCGCGAAGGCGACCGCTGGTTCGCCCGCATCGACATCCTCGGCCCCGCCGCCGCGAACGAGGAAGCCGGCGTCGAGATCGAAAAGGTCATCGACCGCATCATCGTGCGTCGTGACGAGCACCCGCGCACGCGCCTGGAGCTGCTGCCCGTGCACCTGCCCGCGGGCGCTCAGGAGGCCTGA
- a CDS encoding DUF4193 domain-containing protein, with product MATDYDAPRKNEDEVAEDSIEELKSRRNDAGSAEIEEDENEAAENFELPGADLSKEELTVHVVPRQEDEFTCSQCFLVHHASQLDHVDANGAPVCTECAM from the coding sequence ATGGCAACCGATTACGATGCGCCGCGCAAGAACGAAGACGAGGTCGCAGAGGACTCGATCGAAGAGCTGAAGTCCCGTCGCAACGACGCCGGCTCCGCCGAGATCGAAGAAGACGAAAACGAAGCGGCTGAGAATTTCGAGCTTCCCGGTGCGGACCTGTCAAAGGAGGAACTGACGGTCCACGTCGTTCCCCGCCAGGAAGACGAGTTCACCTGCTCGCAGTGCTTCCTCGTGCACCACGCGTCGCAGCTCGACCACGTGGACGCCAACGGCGCCCCCGTGTGCACCGAGTGCGCGATGTGA
- the sepH gene encoding septation protein SepH: MIELELLGTSADGESLVLTDAQGERYSVLISDELRGATRRDRPRVELAPARPTLAPRDIQALLRAGATPAEIAEQHGMEVSAVERFEAPVQAEKDYALTRARAVRIGDGGPTMGDLVLDRLAARGVDPSSLEWTATREAGEPWQIIVNFVQGAAEHAAHWHLSNSGSLEAIDQEAQWLTEQVSTSPTASIFTPLPRNAPAPVVDPGAEDLRNREAIIDQLNAVRGKRQQIDLDLDDEVDEEAEYLAAIAGEEEAPTAEPDTSTGPISARIYSLASARTKAEAPSDPAEDTLFPATGQIPSARPTLTGAIPVASRSPKTEAPASSGVLPWLSDTPASSGEDKGGEEAKAEEQATPAIPMKAVQASDSTDPTPAEAEESATGSVPAQGVTGSRMARTSSKKTRRSVPSWDEILFGSKS, encoded by the coding sequence ATGATTGAGCTCGAATTGCTCGGGACCAGCGCCGATGGCGAGTCCCTGGTGCTCACGGATGCCCAGGGTGAACGCTATTCGGTGTTGATTTCCGATGAGCTCCGCGGCGCGACGCGTCGTGATCGTCCGCGAGTGGAGCTGGCGCCCGCTCGTCCGACCCTCGCTCCTCGCGATATTCAGGCTCTCCTGCGCGCCGGCGCGACCCCGGCAGAGATCGCGGAGCAGCACGGCATGGAAGTCAGTGCGGTCGAGCGTTTTGAGGCTCCCGTGCAGGCCGAGAAGGATTATGCGCTGACGCGCGCCCGCGCCGTTCGCATTGGCGACGGCGGCCCTACGATGGGCGACCTCGTTCTGGATCGACTGGCGGCGCGCGGCGTCGACCCGTCGTCTCTGGAGTGGACCGCGACGCGCGAGGCCGGGGAGCCCTGGCAGATCATCGTGAACTTCGTGCAGGGTGCGGCCGAGCACGCCGCCCACTGGCATCTGTCGAACTCCGGCTCGCTCGAGGCGATCGATCAGGAGGCTCAGTGGCTGACGGAGCAGGTGTCCACTTCCCCGACGGCCTCGATCTTCACTCCCCTGCCGCGCAACGCTCCGGCTCCCGTCGTCGACCCCGGTGCTGAGGACCTGCGCAACCGCGAGGCGATCATCGACCAGCTCAATGCCGTGCGTGGTAAGCGCCAGCAGATTGATTTGGACCTGGACGATGAGGTCGACGAGGAGGCCGAGTACCTGGCAGCTATCGCCGGCGAGGAGGAGGCTCCCACAGCGGAGCCCGACACGTCGACGGGCCCGATTTCCGCGCGCATCTATTCGCTCGCGTCCGCTCGCACGAAGGCGGAGGCACCATCCGATCCCGCCGAGGACACGCTGTTCCCCGCGACCGGTCAGATCCCGTCTGCCCGTCCGACACTGACGGGCGCTATCCCGGTGGCGTCCCGCTCCCCCAAGACCGAGGCCCCGGCCTCGTCGGGCGTGCTCCCGTGGCTCTCCGACACCCCCGCGTCCTCTGGTGAGGATAAGGGCGGCGAGGAGGCGAAGGCCGAGGAGCAGGCGACCCCCGCGATCCCCATGAAGGCCGTGCAGGCGTCCGATTCCACTGATCCCACTCCTGCCGAGGCCGAGGAGAGCGCGACCGGGTCCGTTCCCGCTCAGGGAGTGACGGGTTCGAGGATGGCGCGCACTTCCTCGAAGAAGACCCGCCGGTCGGTCCCCAGCTGGGACGAGATTCTCTTCGGCTCGAAGTCGTAA